One genomic region from Amycolatopsis sp. FBCC-B4732 encodes:
- a CDS encoding thioesterase family protein: MADAFYVPRGEGRYSATAHTAGPWSSDSQHFGPPSALLVRALETVEPAHPAELARVTVEILGPAPVAELTVRARVERPGRSVELLQAELASAERVVARASAWRVATSDTAEIATDGGPMLPAPDSVTESPWPEGWQSGYLDAVEWRAVRGGMDVPGPAAVWARQRVPLVDGEEPSGLQRLFTVADSGNGVSNFLDPRQWWFINSELTVHVRRVPEGEWIGLDAVTLVGRHGTGTATSILHDASGPLATGAQALMVRPRQAGGG; encoded by the coding sequence ATGGCCGACGCGTTCTACGTCCCGCGCGGCGAAGGCCGCTACTCCGCGACCGCGCACACCGCCGGCCCGTGGTCTTCGGATTCGCAGCACTTCGGGCCGCCGTCGGCGCTGCTGGTGCGGGCTCTCGAAACCGTCGAACCCGCGCACCCGGCCGAACTGGCCAGGGTCACCGTCGAAATCCTCGGGCCGGCCCCGGTCGCCGAGCTCACCGTGCGGGCCCGGGTGGAGCGCCCCGGCCGGTCGGTCGAGCTGCTGCAGGCCGAGCTGGCGAGCGCGGAGCGGGTCGTGGCCCGCGCGTCGGCGTGGCGGGTCGCGACTTCCGACACCGCCGAGATCGCCACCGACGGCGGCCCGATGCTGCCGGCGCCGGACAGCGTCACGGAGTCGCCGTGGCCGGAGGGCTGGCAGAGCGGCTACCTCGACGCGGTGGAGTGGCGCGCGGTCCGCGGCGGCATGGACGTGCCCGGCCCGGCGGCGGTCTGGGCCCGGCAGCGGGTCCCGCTGGTCGACGGCGAGGAGCCGAGCGGGCTGCAGCGGCTGTTCACCGTCGCCGACTCCGGCAACGGCGTGTCCAACTTCCTCGACCCGCGGCAGTGGTGGTTCATCAACTCCGAGCTGACCGTGCACGTGCGGCGGGTGCCCGAGGGCGAGTGGATCGGCCTGGACGCGGTCACGCTGGTCGGGCGGCACGGCACCGGCACGGCGACGAGCATCCTGCACGACGCGAGCGGCCCGCTGGCGACCGGCGCGCAGGCGCTGATGGTCCGGCCGCGACAGGCCGGGGGCGGATAG
- a CDS encoding RecB family exonuclease, producing MPDADTVTTEPPASAVATQVRRRPALSPSRASDFKQCPLLYRFRAVDRLPEVPTKAQLRGTLVHSVLERLFALPAAERVPAQARELLGPAWTDLSADRPEWTELFDTEKPDDHADWLRSAEKLLDAYFELEDPRRLEPEACELHVEIELGSGVLLRGYIDRLDVAPTGEIRVVDYKTGAAPREIGEAKAMFQMKFYAVVLWRLRGIVPRQLKLMYLTDGQSLAYTPDEAELLRFERTLEAIWQAILKAGKTGDFRANKSKLCNWCDHQAHCPEYGGTPPAYPGWPEPDAGDETPLDRAD from the coding sequence ATGCCCGACGCCGACACCGTCACCACGGAACCCCCAGCCTCCGCCGTCGCCACCCAGGTGCGCCGGCGGCCCGCGTTGTCGCCGTCGAGGGCCAGTGACTTCAAACAGTGCCCGCTGCTCTACCGGTTCCGCGCGGTCGACCGGCTGCCCGAGGTGCCCACCAAGGCGCAGCTGCGCGGCACGCTCGTCCACTCGGTGCTGGAGCGGCTGTTCGCGCTGCCCGCCGCCGAGCGCGTCCCCGCGCAGGCGCGGGAGCTGCTCGGCCCGGCGTGGACGGACCTGTCCGCGGACCGTCCGGAGTGGACCGAGCTGTTCGACACCGAAAAGCCCGACGACCACGCGGACTGGCTGCGCTCGGCGGAAAAGCTCCTCGACGCCTACTTCGAACTCGAAGACCCGCGGCGGCTCGAACCCGAAGCGTGCGAGCTGCACGTCGAGATCGAGCTCGGCTCCGGTGTCCTGCTGCGCGGCTACATCGACCGCCTCGACGTCGCGCCGACCGGCGAAATCCGGGTCGTGGACTACAAGACCGGTGCCGCGCCACGGGAAATCGGCGAGGCCAAGGCGATGTTCCAGATGAAGTTCTACGCCGTGGTGCTGTGGCGGCTGCGCGGGATCGTGCCGCGGCAGCTGAAACTCATGTACCTGACCGACGGCCAGTCCCTCGCCTACACCCCCGACGAAGCCGAGCTGCTGCGCTTCGAGCGCACCCTCGAAGCCATCTGGCAGGCCATCCTCAAGGCGGGCAAGACCGGCGACTTCCGCGCCAACAAGAGCAAGCTGTGCAACTGGTGCGACCACCAGGCGCACTGCCCCGAGTACGGCGGCACGCCGCCCGCGTACCCCGGGTGGCCGGAGCCCGACGCGGGCGACGAGACGCCGCTGGACCGGGCCGACTGA
- a CDS encoding M50 family metallopeptidase: protein MAATSEQGTGGTRQAVRSDGGLVLFRVAGVPVLLAPSWWIGSLIVVVLYAPLVGRLLPDASGLTSWLLAGAFAVLLGLSVLAHELGHCLVALRLGIPVRRLRLFLLGGLSEVARTPKRPGQEGLVAAAGPVVSLLLGGFCGLLMFAVPPDGAVWLLVAECAVANLAVGVFNLLPGLPLDGGRLVRAGVWAATGIRAKGTRAAVAGGAVVAAGLLVWALWGLATASPDRWLRLGVCVVTAWFVILGARSELAAEARRTWPEGLVLGELVRPVLQLPAESPVSDALAASAGRGVVLVRADGVAAGLLDTGAAERLASTSPHAPAELAAEPIRAETVLLASEPGEDVVERVRETAAWQFLVVDDEGRPAGVLRRDDLRAALNRRTR from the coding sequence ATGGCCGCCACCAGTGAACAAGGCACCGGGGGCACCCGGCAGGCCGTCCGCTCGGACGGTGGCCTCGTGCTGTTCCGGGTCGCCGGCGTGCCCGTGCTGCTGGCGCCGTCCTGGTGGATCGGCTCGCTGATCGTCGTAGTGCTCTACGCACCGCTCGTCGGTCGGCTGCTCCCGGATGCCTCGGGGCTGACGTCGTGGCTGCTGGCCGGCGCGTTCGCGGTGCTGCTGGGGCTCTCCGTGCTCGCGCACGAGCTCGGGCACTGCCTGGTCGCGCTGCGGCTGGGGATCCCCGTGCGGCGGCTGCGCCTCTTCCTCCTCGGCGGCCTGTCCGAAGTGGCCCGCACGCCGAAGCGCCCCGGCCAGGAAGGTCTGGTCGCGGCGGCCGGGCCGGTCGTCTCGCTGCTGCTCGGCGGGTTCTGCGGCCTGCTGATGTTCGCCGTGCCGCCGGACGGCGCGGTCTGGCTCCTGGTCGCCGAATGCGCGGTCGCGAACCTCGCCGTCGGCGTGTTCAACCTCCTGCCCGGACTTCCGCTCGACGGCGGGCGGCTGGTCCGCGCCGGGGTCTGGGCGGCCACCGGCATCCGCGCGAAGGGCACCCGCGCCGCGGTCGCCGGCGGGGCGGTCGTGGCCGCCGGGCTGCTCGTCTGGGCGCTCTGGGGCCTGGCCACCGCGAGCCCGGACCGCTGGCTGCGGCTGGGCGTCTGCGTCGTGACGGCGTGGTTCGTGATCCTCGGCGCCCGCTCGGAGTTGGCCGCCGAAGCGCGCCGCACGTGGCCTGAAGGCTTGGTGCTCGGCGAACTCGTCCGGCCGGTGCTGCAGCTGCCCGCCGAAAGCCCGGTGTCGGACGCGCTGGCCGCGTCGGCGGGCCGGGGCGTGGTGCTGGTCCGCGCCGACGGGGTCGCCGCCGGGCTGCTGGACACCGGTGCGGCCGAACGGCTCGCGAGCACCTCGCCGCACGCGCCGGCCGAGCTGGCGGCCGAGCCGATCCGGGCCGAGACCGTGCTCCTGGCGTCGGAGCCGGGGGAGGACGTCGTCGAGCGGGTCCGCGAGACGGCCGCGTGGCAGTTCCTCGTCGTCGACGACGAAGGGCGCCCGGCGGGCGTGCTGCGCCGGGACGACCTGCGGGCCGCGCTGAACCGCCGCACCCGCTGA
- a CDS encoding tRNA (adenine-N1)-methyltransferase: MSVSGPFRAGDRVQLTDSKGRHYTLTLADGGEYHTHRGGLAHDDLIGRPEGSVVTSAGGSTYLALRPLLPDYVLSMPRGAQVIYPKDAAQIVMWGDIFPGARVLEAGAGSGALTCSLLRAVGPAGTVQSYEIRDDHAVHAEHNVVKFFGEKPANWSLTVADLASHEGEVDRVVLDMLAPWEQLPNVAAHLVPGGVLTVYVATVTQLSRVTESLREQQCWTEPESWETLMRPWHVVGLAVRPDHRMVAHTAFLLTARRLADGTVSPRVSRRPAKGKG, from the coding sequence TTGTCGGTCAGCGGACCGTTTCGCGCGGGTGATCGGGTGCAGTTGACCGACTCGAAGGGGCGCCACTACACCCTGACGCTGGCCGACGGCGGTGAGTACCACACGCACCGCGGCGGCCTCGCCCACGACGACCTGATCGGCCGTCCCGAGGGCTCGGTGGTCACGTCCGCGGGCGGGTCCACGTACCTCGCGCTGCGCCCGCTCCTGCCGGACTACGTGCTTTCGATGCCGCGCGGCGCGCAGGTCATCTACCCCAAGGACGCCGCGCAGATCGTGATGTGGGGCGACATCTTCCCGGGCGCGCGCGTGCTCGAAGCGGGTGCCGGTTCGGGCGCGCTGACGTGCTCGCTGCTGCGCGCGGTCGGCCCGGCCGGCACCGTGCAGTCCTACGAGATCCGCGACGACCACGCCGTGCACGCCGAGCACAACGTCGTGAAGTTCTTCGGCGAGAAGCCGGCCAACTGGTCGCTCACGGTCGCCGACCTGGCTTCGCACGAGGGCGAGGTCGACCGGGTCGTGCTGGACATGCTGGCGCCGTGGGAGCAGCTGCCGAACGTGGCCGCGCACCTCGTGCCCGGTGGCGTGCTGACCGTCTACGTGGCGACCGTGACGCAGCTTTCCCGGGTCACCGAGTCGCTGCGCGAGCAGCAGTGCTGGACCGAGCCGGAGTCGTGGGAGACGCTGATGCGCCCGTGGCACGTCGTGGGCCTGGCGGTCCGCCCGGACCACCGGATGGTCGCGCACACGGCGTTCCTGCTCACCGCGCGCCGGCTGGCCGACGGCACCGTGTCCCCCCGCGTGTCACGCCGTCCGGCGAAGGGCAAGGGCTAA
- the arc gene encoding proteasome ATPase, producing MHHDLPGGRREEADPSATSGAGTTADEQARQIRFLEEEVALLRRKLTDSPRQNRVLEQRLAEASERVSQLTERNTKLVETLREARGQLLALREEVDRLAQPPSGYGVFVEAYEDNTVDVFTAGRKMRVSVSPAVEISSLRRGQALRLNEALTVVEGGGFERTGEVCALREVLAPDVEGGSLRALVVGHADEERVVLLSDLLAEQPLKPGDSLLVDSKAGYAYERVPKAEVEDLVLEEVPDVRYEDIGGLTRQIEQIRDAVELPFLHADLYQEYQLRPPKGVLLYGPPGCGKTLIAKAVANSLAKKVAAARGDNEDGKSYFLNIKGPELLNKFVGETERHIRLIFQRAREKASEGTPVIVFFDEMDSIFRTRGSGVSSDVETTIVPQLLSEIDGVEGLENVIVIGASNREDMIDPAILRPGRLDVKIKIERPDAEGAKDIFSKYLAEGLPIHADDLAEFGGDPKATFDAMIQHTVERMYEESDENRFLEVTYANGDKEVLYFRDFNSGAMIQNIVDRAKKSAIKSVLETQQPGLRVQHLLDAIVDEFAENEDLPNTTNPDDWARISGKKGERIVYIRTLVTGKNQDSGRAIDTATNTGQYL from the coding sequence ATGCATCATGACCTTCCCGGAGGTCGGCGCGAGGAGGCCGACCCTTCAGCAACATCCGGAGCTGGGACGACGGCGGACGAGCAGGCTCGGCAGATCCGTTTTCTCGAGGAAGAAGTGGCGCTGCTGCGCCGCAAACTGACGGACTCGCCACGGCAGAACCGAGTTCTCGAACAACGACTCGCCGAGGCCTCGGAACGGGTGAGCCAGCTCACCGAGCGCAACACCAAACTGGTCGAGACGCTGCGCGAAGCGCGAGGACAGCTCCTCGCTCTCCGTGAAGAGGTCGACCGGCTGGCCCAGCCACCGTCCGGGTACGGCGTCTTCGTCGAGGCGTACGAGGACAACACGGTGGACGTCTTCACCGCGGGCCGGAAGATGCGGGTGTCGGTTTCGCCCGCGGTCGAGATCTCGTCGTTGCGCCGCGGTCAGGCGCTGCGGCTCAACGAGGCCCTCACCGTCGTCGAAGGCGGCGGTTTCGAGCGCACCGGCGAGGTGTGCGCGTTGCGCGAGGTGCTCGCGCCGGACGTCGAGGGCGGCAGCCTTCGCGCGCTGGTGGTCGGGCACGCGGACGAGGAGCGGGTGGTCCTGCTCTCCGATCTGCTGGCGGAGCAGCCGCTCAAGCCGGGCGACTCGCTCCTGGTCGACTCCAAGGCCGGTTACGCGTACGAGCGCGTGCCGAAGGCGGAGGTCGAGGACCTGGTGCTGGAGGAGGTGCCGGACGTCCGCTACGAGGACATCGGTGGCCTCACCCGGCAGATCGAGCAGATCCGGGACGCGGTGGAACTGCCGTTCCTGCACGCGGACCTTTACCAGGAGTACCAGCTGCGGCCCCCGAAGGGTGTCCTGCTCTACGGCCCGCCGGGCTGCGGCAAGACGCTCATCGCCAAGGCCGTGGCGAACTCGCTGGCCAAGAAGGTGGCGGCGGCGCGGGGCGACAACGAGGACGGGAAGTCCTACTTCCTGAACATCAAGGGTCCCGAGCTGCTCAACAAGTTCGTCGGGGAGACCGAGCGGCACATCCGCCTGATCTTCCAGCGGGCGCGGGAAAAGGCCTCCGAGGGCACCCCGGTGATCGTGTTCTTCGACGAGATGGACTCGATCTTCCGGACCCGTGGGTCGGGCGTGTCGTCCGACGTCGAGACCACGATCGTGCCGCAGCTGCTGTCGGAGATCGACGGTGTCGAAGGCCTGGAGAACGTCATCGTCATCGGCGCCTCCAACCGCGAAGACATGATCGACCCGGCGATCCTGCGGCCGGGCCGGCTCGACGTCAAGATCAAGATCGAGCGTCCGGACGCCGAAGGCGCGAAGGACATCTTCTCCAAGTACCTGGCCGAAGGCCTGCCGATCCACGCCGACGACCTCGCCGAGTTCGGCGGGGACCCGAAGGCGACGTTCGACGCGATGATCCAGCACACCGTCGAGCGGATGTACGAGGAGAGCGACGAGAACCGGTTCCTCGAGGTGACCTACGCCAACGGGGACAAGGAAGTCCTGTACTTCCGCGACTTCAACTCGGGCGCGATGATCCAGAACATCGTGGACCGGGCGAAGAAGTCGGCGATCAAGTCGGTGCTGGAGACCCAGCAGCCGGGTCTGCGCGTGCAGCACCTGCTCGACGCGATCGTCGACGAGTTCGCGGAGAACGAGGACCTGCCCAACACCACCAACCCGGACGACTGGGCCCGGATCTCCGGCAAGAAGGGCGAGCGGATCGTCTACATCCGCACGCTCGTCACCGGCAAGAACCAGGATTCGGGGCGGGCGATCGACACCGCCACGAACACCGGTCAGTACCTGTAG
- a CDS encoding DMT family transporter translates to MRLAGFGVTVRFALLAVVWGASFLFIKVGLGGLSPAQVALARVALGALALAFVLAVRRRPLPRDPVLWGHLAVVSVLLCVVPFLLFSWAEQYISSGLASIFNATTPLITMLLAAAALPEERFTPPKVAGLLLGFLGVLTIVGVWHGVDVSHQLTAQLACLGATSCYGACFVYMRRFVSPRGTDPVVVAFGQTASATVLLGLLAPAIATAPVHLDLAVVASMVALGVFGTGLAYVWNVRIIAAWGAANASAVTYLTPVVGVLLGVLVLGEPVSWNQPAGALLVVLGILAAHGRLRVRRPAEPELVRR, encoded by the coding sequence ATGCGACTGGCGGGTTTCGGGGTCACGGTGCGGTTCGCGCTGCTGGCCGTGGTCTGGGGTGCGAGTTTCCTGTTCATCAAGGTGGGCCTCGGCGGCCTCTCCCCCGCCCAGGTGGCGCTCGCCCGCGTCGCACTGGGTGCGCTCGCGCTGGCCTTCGTGCTGGCCGTGCGCCGCCGCCCGCTGCCCCGCGACCCCGTGCTGTGGGGCCACCTCGCGGTCGTGTCGGTGCTGCTGTGCGTGGTGCCGTTCCTCCTGTTCTCGTGGGCGGAACAGTACATTTCGTCCGGTTTGGCCAGTATCTTCAACGCCACCACGCCGCTCATCACGATGCTGCTGGCGGCCGCGGCGCTGCCTGAAGAGCGGTTCACGCCCCCGAAGGTCGCCGGGTTGCTGCTCGGCTTCCTCGGGGTGCTCACGATCGTCGGCGTGTGGCACGGCGTCGACGTCTCGCACCAGCTGACCGCGCAGCTCGCCTGCCTCGGCGCGACGAGCTGCTACGGCGCTTGTTTCGTGTACATGCGCCGGTTCGTCTCACCACGCGGGACGGATCCGGTCGTCGTCGCGTTCGGGCAGACCGCCTCCGCGACCGTCCTCTTGGGGCTGCTCGCCCCGGCCATCGCCACCGCGCCGGTGCACCTGGACCTCGCGGTGGTGGCGAGCATGGTGGCGCTCGGCGTGTTCGGCACGGGTCTCGCCTACGTCTGGAACGTCCGCATCATCGCCGCCTGGGGCGCGGCCAACGCCTCGGCGGTCACGTACCTGACACCGGTCGTCGGGGTGCTGCTCGGCGTGCTCGTGCTGGGCGAACCGGTGAGCTGGAACCAGCCGGCCGGCGCCCTGCTCGTGGTGCTGGGCATCCTGGCCGCCCACGGACGGCTACGGGTGCGCCGCCCCGCCGAGCCGGAACTCGTCCGCCGCTAG
- a CDS encoding TIGR03620 family F420-dependent LLM class oxidoreductase: MGTIEGMRLGRYGIWTFDFEDRPASLIRDSVQELEELGWPAIWVPERDGREALTHAGFLLSVTERLTVVNGIAQIWSREPRWTRAGAQLLAEAYPDRHLLGLGYGAGKPGTRPLRAMNDYLDAMDAVPAPGTRRLLAAYGPKMLELARDRSAGAHTYHVAPEHTAQAREILGEEPFLGVEHAVLFEPDAAKARELARAHLHPYLTSEYNVAKFRRLGYSESDIDGGRGSDRLVDDLVYWGDLEQVMGKLRAHLDAGADHVGIQVIGLEAGTTAMPHWRRLAEALLPAAV, translated from the coding sequence ATGGGTACTATCGAGGGCATGCGGCTCGGCCGCTACGGGATCTGGACGTTCGACTTCGAGGACCGGCCGGCGAGCCTGATCCGGGACTCCGTGCAGGAGCTCGAAGAACTCGGCTGGCCGGCGATCTGGGTCCCGGAACGGGACGGGCGCGAGGCCCTCACCCACGCCGGGTTCCTGCTGTCGGTCACCGAGCGGCTCACCGTGGTCAACGGGATCGCGCAGATCTGGTCGCGCGAGCCGCGCTGGACCCGGGCCGGCGCACAGCTGCTGGCCGAGGCCTACCCGGACCGCCACCTGCTCGGCCTCGGCTACGGCGCCGGCAAACCCGGTACCCGCCCGCTGCGGGCGATGAACGACTACCTCGACGCCATGGACGCCGTCCCCGCACCGGGAACGCGGCGCCTGCTGGCCGCGTACGGCCCGAAGATGCTGGAGCTGGCCCGCGACCGGTCGGCCGGCGCGCACACCTACCACGTGGCACCCGAGCACACGGCCCAGGCACGCGAAATCCTCGGCGAGGAACCGTTCCTCGGCGTCGAGCACGCCGTGCTGTTCGAGCCGGACGCGGCCAAGGCCCGCGAACTCGCCCGCGCGCACCTGCACCCGTATCTGACCTCGGAGTACAACGTCGCGAAGTTCCGGCGCCTCGGCTACTCCGAATCCGACATCGACGGCGGCCGCGGCAGCGACCGGCTCGTCGACGACCTCGTGTACTGGGGCGACCTGGAGCAGGTGATGGGCAAGCTGCGCGCGCACCTCGACGCCGGCGCCGACCACGTCGGCATCCAGGTGATCGGCCTCGAAGCGGGCACCACCGCGATGCCGCACTGGCGTCGGCTGGCCGAAGCACTGCTGCCCGCGGCGGTATAG
- a CDS encoding helix-turn-helix transcriptional regulator has protein sequence MTTRTESEPGVEHLLDVFKALANPVRLQVLQWLREPERHFPVERAIADPVEVGVCVSHIQEKLGLAQSTVSAYMASLQRAGLVRATRVGKWTHYKRDEARIAEFVAALGHSL, from the coding sequence ATGACGACACGCACCGAATCCGAGCCCGGCGTCGAGCACCTGCTCGACGTCTTCAAGGCGCTCGCCAACCCCGTGCGACTGCAGGTCCTGCAGTGGCTCCGGGAGCCGGAGCGGCACTTTCCGGTCGAGCGGGCGATCGCCGACCCGGTCGAGGTCGGTGTGTGCGTGAGCCACATCCAGGAGAAGCTGGGGCTCGCACAGTCGACTGTGTCGGCCTACATGGCCTCGCTCCAGCGCGCCGGGCTGGTCCGGGCGACGCGCGTCGGCAAGTGGACGCACTACAAGCGCGACGAGGCCCGGATCGCCGAATTCGTCGCCGCCCTCGGCCACTCCCTCTGA
- a CDS encoding aldo/keto reductase, translating into MNRIALGLAALGRPAYINLGREGALPPARDVESMRAATFEVLDAAYAAGVRHVDVARSYGRSEEFLAGWLTERGHADVEISSKWGYAYVGQWRLDAEVHEVKEHSAARFAAQWAETLALLGERVGLYQVHSLTVDSPLFTDEPLVAALAELAANGVAVGFSTSGPRQADAIERAFALEVAGRPVFSAVQSTWNLLEPSAGRALEAARAAGNRVLVKETLANGRLAVEAPAVVREIAAAHGTGPDAVAVAAVLGQDWADRAVIGPASPAQLAANLRATTLALSAEERGALADLAEDPQEYWRHRSSLQWD; encoded by the coding sequence GTGAACCGCATCGCGCTCGGCCTGGCGGCGCTCGGCAGGCCCGCGTACATCAACCTGGGCCGCGAGGGGGCGCTGCCGCCGGCGCGGGACGTCGAATCGATGCGCGCGGCGACGTTCGAGGTGCTCGACGCCGCCTACGCCGCCGGGGTCCGGCACGTCGACGTCGCCCGGTCCTACGGGCGCTCGGAGGAGTTCCTGGCCGGCTGGCTCACCGAGCGCGGCCACGCCGACGTCGAGATCTCGAGCAAGTGGGGCTACGCCTACGTCGGGCAGTGGCGGCTCGACGCCGAAGTGCACGAGGTGAAGGAGCACTCGGCGGCGCGGTTCGCCGCGCAGTGGGCGGAAACCCTGGCGCTGCTGGGGGAGCGGGTCGGGCTCTACCAGGTCCATTCGCTCACTGTGGACAGTCCACTGTTCACCGACGAACCTTTGGTGGCGGCGCTGGCGGAGCTCGCCGCGAACGGCGTGGCGGTCGGGTTCTCGACGTCCGGGCCGCGGCAGGCGGACGCGATCGAGCGGGCGTTCGCGCTGGAAGTGGCCGGGCGGCCGGTGTTTTCGGCGGTGCAGTCGACGTGGAACCTCCTGGAGCCCTCCGCCGGACGTGCCCTCGAAGCGGCGCGCGCGGCCGGAAACCGGGTCCTGGTCAAGGAAACCCTCGCCAACGGCCGGCTCGCGGTCGAGGCGCCGGCGGTGGTGCGGGAGATCGCCGCGGCGCACGGCACGGGGCCGGACGCGGTCGCCGTGGCCGCGGTGCTGGGCCAGGACTGGGCGGACCGCGCGGTCATCGGCCCGGCGAGCCCGGCCCAGCTGGCGGCGAACCTGCGGGCCACCACGCTTGCCCTGAGCGCCGAGGAGCGAGGCGCGCTCGCGGACCTCGCCGAGGATCCGCAGGAGTACTGGCGACACCGGTCCTCGTTGCAGTGGGACTGA
- a CDS encoding NUDIX domain-containing protein: MPGSDELVALYDQAGSVVGETTRARVRAEGLWHAAGVVLVRSGDGKAVYVHLRTPGKDVFPSTWDCWAGGVVAAGETPAECARRELAEELGVQGVEPVPLFTKVYDDGRNRCHNFAFEVRWDGPIHHQAEEIVEGRWIPLEELRAWIDDPAPALPFIPDGREGVQEWFRRYG; this comes from the coding sequence ATGCCAGGCAGTGACGAACTCGTTGCCCTCTATGACCAGGCGGGCTCGGTGGTCGGCGAGACCACCCGCGCCCGCGTCCGCGCCGAGGGCCTGTGGCACGCCGCCGGCGTCGTCCTGGTCCGTTCGGGTGACGGAAAAGCCGTTTACGTGCACCTCCGCACCCCGGGGAAGGACGTGTTCCCCTCCACTTGGGACTGCTGGGCCGGCGGCGTGGTCGCCGCGGGCGAGACGCCGGCCGAGTGCGCCCGCCGCGAGCTCGCCGAAGAGCTCGGCGTCCAAGGGGTGGAACCCGTTCCGCTGTTCACCAAGGTCTACGACGACGGCCGCAACCGCTGCCACAACTTCGCCTTCGAGGTCCGCTGGGACGGCCCGATCCACCACCAGGCCGAAGAGATCGTCGAAGGCCGCTGGATCCCGCTCGAAGAGCTGCGCGCCTGGATCGACGACCCGGCGCCGGCGCTGCCCTTCATCCCCGACGGCCGCGAAGGCGTCCAGGAGTGGTTCCGCCGCTACGGCTGA
- the dop gene encoding depupylase/deamidase Dop, protein MRRIMGTEVEYGISVPGDATANPVLTSTQVVLAYAAAADIPRARRARWDYEVESPLRDARGFDLTGPGGPGHDPDVEDLGAANVILTNGARLYVDHAHPEYSAPEVTNARDAVIWDKAGERVMEEAALKAASVPGQPQLQLYKNNVDGKGASYGTHENYLMARSTPFTAVIAGLTPFFASRQVVTGSGRVGIGQQSEEAGFQLSQRADYIEVEVGLETTLKRGIINTRDEPHADADKYRRLHVIIGDANMSEYSTYLKVGTTALVLDLIESGIRFDDLKLDEPVKAVHQISHDPTLKVQVALANGKKYSGLDLQFAYHEIASQNLERIDADQASKEVLRVWGEVLDALARDPQECADRLDWPAKLRLLEGYRQRDSLAWGAPRLRLVDLQYSDVRLAKGLYNRLVTRGSMKRLVSEEEVLAAVTTPPSDTRAYFRGRALEKYAASIAAASWDSVIFDVGKESLVRIPTLEPLRGTKAHVGKLLDNAATAEELVEALTGSD, encoded by the coding sequence ATGCGGCGGATCATGGGAACCGAAGTCGAGTACGGCATCTCCGTGCCGGGCGACGCGACGGCGAACCCGGTACTCACCTCGACCCAGGTCGTGCTGGCCTACGCGGCCGCGGCCGACATCCCGCGGGCCCGCCGGGCGCGGTGGGACTACGAGGTGGAGAGCCCGCTGCGGGACGCGCGCGGGTTCGACCTGACCGGCCCCGGCGGGCCGGGCCACGACCCGGACGTCGAGGACCTGGGCGCGGCGAACGTCATCCTGACCAACGGGGCGCGGCTGTACGTCGACCACGCGCACCCGGAGTACTCGGCGCCCGAGGTGACGAACGCGCGCGACGCGGTCATCTGGGACAAGGCGGGTGAACGGGTGATGGAGGAGGCCGCGCTGAAGGCGGCGTCCGTCCCCGGCCAGCCACAGCTGCAGCTGTACAAGAACAACGTCGACGGCAAGGGCGCGAGCTACGGCACGCACGAGAACTACCTGATGGCGCGGTCGACGCCGTTCACCGCGGTGATCGCCGGGCTGACGCCGTTCTTCGCGTCGCGGCAGGTCGTGACCGGCTCGGGCCGGGTCGGGATCGGCCAGCAGAGTGAAGAGGCCGGGTTCCAGCTCTCCCAGCGTGCGGACTACATCGAGGTCGAGGTCGGCCTCGAGACCACGCTGAAGCGCGGGATCATCAACACGCGCGACGAGCCGCACGCGGACGCGGACAAGTACCGCCGGCTGCACGTCATCATCGGCGACGCGAACATGTCGGAGTACTCGACGTACCTGAAGGTCGGCACCACGGCGCTGGTGCTGGACCTGATCGAGTCGGGCATCCGCTTCGACGACCTGAAGCTCGACGAGCCGGTCAAGGCCGTGCACCAGATCAGCCACGACCCGACACTGAAGGTCCAGGTCGCGCTGGCGAACGGCAAGAAGTACTCCGGCCTCGACCTCCAGTTCGCCTACCACGAGATCGCCTCGCAGAACCTGGAGCGCATCGACGCCGACCAGGCCTCCAAGGAGGTCCTGCGGGTCTGGGGCGAGGTGCTGGACGCGCTGGCCCGCGACCCGCAGGAGTGCGCGGACCGGCTGGACTGGCCGGCGAAGCTGCGGCTGCTCGAGGGCTACCGCCAGCGCGACAGCCTGGCCTGGGGCGCGCCGCGGCTGCGCCTGGTCGACCTGCAGTACTCCGACGTGCGGCTGGCCAAGGGCCTCTACAACCGCCTGGTGACGCGCGGCTCGATGAAGCGGCTCGTCTCCGAGGAGGAGGTGCTCGCCGCGGTCACGACCCCGCCGTCGGACACCCGGGCGTACTTCCGGGGCCGGGCGCTGGAGAAGTACGCGGCGTCGATCGCGGCCGCGTCGTGGGATTCGGTCATCTTCGACGTGGGCAAGGAGTCACTGGTGCGGATCCCGACCCTGGAGCCGTTGCGGGGGACGAAGGCGCACGTCGGCAAGTTGCTGGACAACGCGGCGACCGCCGAGGAGCTGGTCGAAGCGCTCACCGGTTCGGACTAG